Proteins encoded in a region of the Xylocopa sonorina isolate GNS202 chromosome 1, iyXylSono1_principal, whole genome shotgun sequence genome:
- the Eno gene encoding alpha-enolase, with translation MPIKSIKARQIFDSRGNPTVEVDLVTDNGLFRAEVPSGASTGVHEALELRDNDKSKYHGKSVFKAVENINNIITPELLKSNLEVTQQTDIDNLLLKLDGTPNKSKLGANALLGVSLAVCKAGAAKKGVPLYKYIAELAGNANIILPVPAFNVINGGSHAGNKLAMQEFMILPTGAANFTEAMKMGTEVYHHLKAGIKKKFGLDATAVGDEGGFAPNILENKEALNLIIDAIKVAGYEGKIKIGMDVAASEFHKSGKYDLDFKNEKSDPNTYLEPQALKNLYLEFVKEFPIVSIEDPFDQDDWESWTSMTASTPIQIVGDDLTVTNPERIKTAIDKKACNCLLLKVNQIGTVTESINAHKLAKSAGWGTMVSHRSGETEDTFIADLVVGLSTGQIKTGAPCRSERLAKYNQILRIEEELGAAAKYAGEKFRNPHA, from the exons ATGCCAATCAAAAGCATCAAGGCACGTCAAATTTTTGACTCCCGTGGTAATCCTACCGTGGAG GTTGATCTGGTAACGGATAATGGGCTCTTTAGAGCCGAAGTGCCATCGGGTGCCTCAACTGGTGTccatgaagctttagaacttagAGACAATGATAAGTCTAAATATCATGGAAAATCGGTCTTCAAAGCTGTAGAAAATATTAACAACATAATCACACCTGAACTGTTAAAG TCAAACTTGGAGGTCACCCAACAAACGGACATTGATAACTTGCTTTTGAAACTTGACGGTACACCAAACAAATCGAAACTTGGTGCAAATGCACTTTTAGGTGTTTCATTAGCTGTTTGTAAAGCAGGCGCTGCTAAAAAGGGGGTGCCTTTGTATAA ATATATTGCAGAATTAGCAGGAAACGCCAATATTATTTTACCAGTACCAGCTTTCAATGTTATTAATGGTGGTTCTCATGCTGGAAACAAATTGGCGATGCAAGAGTTCATGATTTTACCCACAGGTGCTGCCAACTTCACAGAAGCCATGAAAATGGGTACCGAAGTTTATCATCATCTGAAAGCTGGTATTAAGAAGAAGTTTGGTCTTGATGCTACCGCTGTTGGTGATGAAGGTGGTTTTGCACCAAATATTTTAGAAAACAAGGAGGCTCTGAACTTGATCATAGATGCTATTAAA GTTGCTGGATATGAAGGAAAAATCAAAATTGGTATGGATGTTGCCGCATCTGAATTCCACAAAAGCGGAAAGTACGACTTGGATTTCAAAAATGAAAAATCCGATCCAAATACGTACTTGGAACCACAGGCTTTGAAGAACTTATATTTGGAATTCGTTAAAGAATTCCCAATTGTGTCAATTGAGGATCCGTTCGATCAAGATGATTGGGAGTCGTGGACTTCAATGACAGCTTCCACTCCCATCCAAATTGTCGGTGACGATCTTACTGTCACAAATCCTGAAAG GATTAAAACGGCCATTGACAAAAAAGCCTGCAACTGTTTGCTATTGAAAGTCAACCAAATAGGTACAGTCACTGAATCGATAAATGCTCACAAACTTGCCAAGAGCGCTGGCTGGGGTACTATGGTCTCTCACCGTTCCGGTGAAACAGAGGATACGTTCATAGCCGATTTAGTTGTTGGCCTGTCTACTGGTCAAATTAAGACTGGTGCTCCTTGCCGTTCGGAACGTTTGGCTAAATACAATCAGatcctacgtattgaagaagaATTGGGTGCAGCTGCTAAATACGCAGGGGAAAAATTCCGCAATCCTCATGCTTAA
- the Brms1 gene encoding breast cancer metastasis-suppressor 1-like protein, which produces MPSVKDESEAEGEEMSHDSNDSNQSSASCDSSAEHSDSDDSSEMDEDECERRRTECMENLVDLERQFTILKEQLYRERITQVDTKLGEVRVGKSEEYLVPLERLKENMKTKTEVAGILKQYRLQNIQNKFLAEEQAALQNFESEKELIWDCIHNDLQEKIRRLEEDRNNVDIHADLWLNSNGRRRRNHTERRRAVSVAGPYIVYMLNDADILEDWALIKKSLGSRKTEII; this is translated from the exons ATGCCAAGTGTTAAAGATGAATCTGAAGCAGAAGGTGAAGAAATGTCCCACGATAGTAACGACAGTAATCAAAGCTCTGCATCTTGTGACAGTAGCGCAGAACACAGTGACAGTGATGATTCCTCAGAAATGGACGAAGATGAGTGCGAGAGGCGACGTACCGAATGCATGGAAAACTTAGTGGATTTAGAAAGACAATTCACTATACTCAAAGAGCA GCTTTACCGTGAAAGAATTACCCAAGTGGATACAAAATTGGGAGAGGTTCGAGTCGGAAAATCTGAAGAATATCTTGTACCATTGGAACGATTGAAGGAGAATATGAAAACAAAAACAGAAGTGGCTGGAATATTAAAACAATACAGATTGCAAAATATACAGAATAAATTCCTTGCGGAAGAGCAAGCGGCGTTACAAAATTTTGAAAGTGAAAAAGAATTAATCTGGGACTGCATTCATAATGATTTGCAAGAAAAGATTCGTAGGTTAGAAGAGGATAGGAACAACGTTGATATTCACGCGGATTTGTGGTTAAATTCTAATGGTAGAAGACGTAGAAATCACACTGAAAGAAGACGAGCTGTTTCTGTCGCAGGTCCTTATATTGTTTACATGCTTAATGATGCAGATATTCTTGAAGATTGGGCATTGATAAAAAAGAGTCTAGGCAGTCGAAAGACCGAAATAATTTAA
- the LOC143422158 gene encoding facilitated trehalose transporter Tret1-2 homolog, with amino-acid sequence MLNYGRSDYAKVVKVDNVCDDIENNNTRDKANTLDVNYDALHHSSNRKGVLAQCLVSGAVLILSAGGGMPIGYSAILLPQLAEENGTMHADAELGSWIASIHSLATPVGSLVSGPLLDTIGRRGALQFSGVPLFAGWILIGFANNIPCLLVGRVILGFAVGIMAVPSQVLLGEMSDPKLRGFLASNPLSFYCLGVLIIYALGASFTWHIVAFSSAILPIIALIALVLIPESPIWLVKRKKLEKARKALLWLRGDNVEQVNAEMLILEARAKADLIQTSTNTSWLKKISSAISTLLDPSVFKPLTIINIFNALHLIGGTFVTIFYAVNIITEITGDSINSYLAAVVMAAIRFFSSIIGTVALLKVNRRSLGIFSALGTAITSLILVVYMLIEEKSSINTYVVVFLLSMYVAASTVGLMTLIGLMISELLPQKARGIGGGLNYFFINTVIFIIIKIYPMLNNAIGITGIFVIFAIFALLETIFIYIALPETRNRTLQEIEDYFQQDNLLWITRSREKRKDEPFIIHKS; translated from the exons ATGTTAAATTACGGGCGAAGTGATTATGCAAAAGTAGTTAAAGTGGATAATGTTTGTGACGATATCGAAAATAATAACACTCGTGATAAAGCGAACACTTTGGACGTCAACTATGACGCGTTGCATCATTCATCGAATCGCAAGGGTGTACTTGCGCAG TGTTTAGTATCTGGTGCGGTTTTAATACTCTCAGCCGGCGGAGGAATGCCAATTGGTTACAGTGCTATTTTGTTGCCACAATTGGCTGAAGAAAATGGAACAATGCACGCTGATGCAGAACTTGGATCCTGGATAG CGTCGATTCATAGTCTAGCAACACCCGTAGGATCGCTAGTGTCTGGACCATTATTAGATACGATTGGTAGACGCGGTGCTCTACAATTCTCAGGAGTACCACTGTTCGCTGGTTGGATTCTTATAGGCTTTGCCAATAACATCCCCTGTCTTTTAGTAGGAAGGGTGATACTGGGTTTTGCCGTCGGTATAATGGCAGTGCCATCCCAG GTCTTATTAGGTGAAATGTCCGATCCGAAGCTTCGTGGATTTCTAGCATCAAACCCGCTTAGCTTCTATTGCCTGGGTGTCCTCATAATATACGCCTTGGGGGCTAGTTTTACTTGGCATATCGTTGCCTTTAGTAGTGCCATTCTTCCTATAATAGCGTTAATTGCGCTGGTTTTGATACCAGAAAGTCCTATCTGGCTCGTAAAACGAAAGAAACTTGAAAAAGCAAGAAAGGCATTGCTGTGGTTAAGGGGAGATAACGTGGAACAG GTTAACGCCGAAATGTTAATTCTGGAAGCACGAGCAAAAGCAGACTTAATTCAAACCTCGACGAATACATCGTGGCTAAAAAAAATTTCATCCGCAATTTCCACGCTCCTTGATCCAAGTGTTTTCAAGCCACTGACAATCATCAATATCTTTAATGCTTTACATTTAATAGGTGGAACATTCGTTACTATATTCTATGCAGTAAATATCATCACTGAAATTA CTGGTGACAGTATAAATAGCTACTTGGCAGCAGTGGTTATGGCAGCTATTAGATTTTTCTCCAGTATAATAGGAACCGTTGCATTATTAAAAGTGAATAGAAGAAGTCTAGGAATATTCTCAGCTCTTGGAACAGCAATCACTTCTTTAATCCTTGTAGTGTACATGTTAATCGAAGAAAAGTCTTCTATTAAC ACTTACGTTGTTGTCTTTCTTCTATCGATGTACGTAGCCGCAAGTACTGTAGGACTGATGACACTTATTGGATTAATGATTTCTGAATTATTACCACAAAAAGCTCGTGGAATTGGGGGTGGCTTGAACTACTTTTTTATAAATACAGTCATTTTCATCATTATAAAAATTTACCCTATG CTGAATAATGCAATAGGCATCACCGGAATTTTTGTAATATTTGCAATTTTCGCTCTTCTGGAaactatatttatttatatcgcCTTGCCAGAAACAAGAAATCGTACGCTTCAAGAAATTGAGGATTACTTCCAG CAAGATAATTTACTTTGGATCACTCGTTCAAGAGAGAAAAGGAAAGACGAGCCATTTATTATACATAAATCTTAA
- the LOC143432573 gene encoding uncharacterized protein LOC143432573, with the protein MILVGSMPSELDAVGEINSTYPDGIPGPGPVIVRAEEALIVILVLLLWAAAIALFFNRWGKIRMLEPYQPKFQQQHRQSCTTIEQNPVQNRRTYSKCNILCGDYPAGHELNYPPGQMRPRQNSVFIGSSASLLPGGQGTPRRTKSAFDLQFLVLSENSTLDTSGVDQEAQRGLKPVSESTRLLQREQRTSICQLDRVEPAKPPFRDRGMSVSQYDASPRSWQRDRGMSICQFDRTDVLARPLQRDRGGSICQFDRMDVLARPLQRDRIGSAYHFDRTEVLARPNLTTAKSFSRERRVSMCNFLEKHEETKGARVERRSSVSNMEKIERESGLIEETEHDTQEIFAKCTPKVQQNASYQDQPCCSKTSDVVLGYKATCV; encoded by the exons ATGATCCTCGTTGGATCGATGCCATCCGAATTGGACGCCGTCGGCGAAATCAATTCGACCTATCCAGATG GCATTCCGGGACCAGGTCCAGTTATCGTCAGAGCCGAAGAGGCTTTGATAGTCATCTTGGTCCTCCTCCTTTGGGCCGCTGCAATCGCGTTATTCTTCAACCGATGGGGGAAGATCAGAATGTTGGAGCCATATCAACCGAAATTCCAGCAACAACACAGACAAAGTTGCACCACTATCGAACAGAATCCGGTTCAG AACCGGCGCACGTACTCGAAATGCAATATACTCTGCGGGGACTATCCAGCGGGGCACGAATTAAACTACCCTCCGGGTCAGATGCGTCCGAGGCAAAACAGCGTGTTCATTGGCTCCAGCGCGTCGTTGCTTCCGGGTGGCCAAGGTACGCCGCGACGTACCAAAAGCGCGTTCGATCTACAATTTCTGGTGCTGTCGGAGAACAGCACCTTGGACACCTCTGGCGTCGACCAGGAGGCGCAGAGGGGCTTGAAGCCAGTCAGCGAGTCCACGAGGCTGTTGCAACGCGAACAGAGGACCAGTATCTGCCAACTGGACAGGGTGGAGCCAGCCAAGCCTCCGTTTCGCGATCGAGGGATGAGCGTTTCTCAGTACGACGCGTCCCCAAGATCGTGGCAGAGAGATCGCGGGATGAGCATCTGCCAGTTCGACAGAACGGACGTTCTGGCGCGGCCATTGCAGCGAGACCGCGGCGGAAGCATCTGCCAATTCGACAGGATGGACGTGTTGGCCAGGCCACTGCAGAGAGATCGCATAGGCAGCGCGTACCACTTCGACAGGACGGAAGTCCTGGCTAGGCCTAACTTAACCACTGCTAAGTCCTTCTCGAGGGAGAGACGGGTTAGCATGTGCAATTTCTTGGAGAAGCACGAGGAGACGAAGGGTGCTCGAGTCGAACGGCGTTCGAGCGTGAGCAATATGGAGAAGATCGAAAGGGAGAGCGGTTTGATCGAGGAGACTGAGCACGACACGCAAGAGATATTCGCTAAATGCACGCCTAAGGTGCAACAGAACGCCTCATATCAAGACCAACCGTGTTGCAGCAAGACTTCCGACGTCGTACTTGGGTATAAAGCTACTTGCGTTTAA